One window of Pseudomonadota bacterium genomic DNA carries:
- a CDS encoding tail fiber domain-containing protein: protein MYRLRRHLSSRRGFTMVELAIGLAVLGVLFAGVWRLIGGMNQQLQDQAVARQTKAIAEAANRYSQAERPRIIQQLGPNQWHIIGVINDTSTPMPELQPAFLSANVTDRNPLGQRYQVLVRHDGTSVETFVASTGATIPVDDLRAARIVGMTGADSGTIYSDNPAIIRGAWGGWTRDVADFDGVIPMAAGDIITGTMFATTDLGAPFLYRDEVAGNPEFNRMNTNIDMNRSRLNNVSVVQGLDSAGARNLSLQGQNIVLEHPDFAGTIPPAPPPLTAVNVRGIMGVGSDFGAWTNVGINGELRVGCTDPFNCRTTDPSPARARIEADGDITGRVLDVTTTINNPHQLRGYTIMSGESSMQGNNELLGRTFVSGNHPGYPTFQVTGKTVFRASTPSHSGVEFQTTANFYDRADFHVRAYGRDDDGSWGKIDIENPISDIRLKDNIRPIDNALEKLLKIRGVYFDWKNPLSGWRADPELPADTGVIAQEVEAVFPELVKAREDGMKMVNYEQLIGPVIESVRALKDRQERDMETLKAENDALRKRVEQLERKIRERE, encoded by the coding sequence ATGTACAGATTACGCAGACATTTATCATCCCGCCGCGGCTTTACGATGGTCGAGCTTGCCATCGGCCTCGCTGTACTTGGCGTTCTGTTTGCCGGCGTGTGGCGCCTGATAGGCGGCATGAACCAGCAGCTTCAGGACCAGGCTGTAGCCCGGCAGACCAAGGCCATTGCCGAGGCTGCGAACCGGTACTCGCAGGCCGAGCGGCCGCGAATCATCCAGCAGCTGGGCCCGAATCAGTGGCACATCATCGGGGTCATCAACGACACCTCGACCCCGATGCCCGAGCTTCAGCCCGCGTTCCTCTCTGCCAATGTCACGGACAGGAACCCTCTGGGCCAGCGGTATCAGGTACTGGTGCGCCATGACGGCACGAGCGTGGAGACCTTTGTGGCCTCTACGGGAGCGACGATCCCTGTGGACGATCTGCGCGCGGCGCGAATCGTGGGAATGACGGGGGCTGACTCGGGAACGATCTACAGCGACAATCCGGCAATAATCCGGGGGGCGTGGGGTGGCTGGACGCGTGACGTGGCTGATTTTGATGGCGTGATCCCCATGGCTGCGGGGGATATCATTACGGGGACGATGTTTGCGACGACGGATCTTGGGGCGCCGTTCCTGTACCGGGATGAGGTGGCGGGGAATCCCGAGTTCAACCGGATGAACACGAACATTGATATGAACCGCAGCAGGCTGAACAATGTGTCTGTGGTTCAGGGCCTCGATTCGGCGGGAGCGCGGAACCTGTCACTGCAGGGGCAGAATATCGTGCTTGAGCACCCTGACTTTGCCGGCACCATTCCTCCGGCCCCTCCCCCCCTGACGGCGGTCAACGTCCGGGGGATCATGGGGGTTGGGAGTGATTTCGGGGCGTGGACCAATGTGGGGATTAATGGTGAGCTGAGGGTGGGGTGTACGGATCCGTTTAATTGTCGGACCACCGACCCTTCTCCTGCCAGGGCGAGGATTGAGGCGGATGGGGATATTACGGGAAGAGTTCTGGATGTGACGACGACGATTAACAACCCGCATCAGCTGAGAGGGTATACCATCATGTCCGGAGAAAGCTCGATGCAGGGCAACAACGAGCTTCTGGGAAGAACTTTCGTATCAGGAAACCATCCCGGCTATCCGACCTTCCAGGTGACAGGCAAGACTGTCTTTCGGGCCAGTACCCCTTCCCATTCAGGCGTGGAGTTCCAGACAACGGCCAATTTCTATGACCGGGCCGATTTTCATGTTCGTGCTTATGGACGGGATGATGATGGCAGCTGGGGCAAGATTGATATTGAGAATCCAATTTCTGATATCCGCCTGAAAGATAATATCCGGCCTATCGACAACGCTCTGGAAAAACTGCTGAAAATCAGAGGAGTCTATTTTGACTGGAAAAATCCTTTGAGCGGTTGGCGGGCTGACCCAGAATTACCTGCTGATACAGGCGTTATTGCCCAAGAGGTTGAGGCTGTATTTCCCGAGCTGGTCAAGGCCAGGGAAGATGGCATGAAAATGGTCAACTATGAGCAGCTGATCGGGCCTGTTATTGAATCTGTCCGGGCACTGAAAGATCGTCAGGAAAGGGATATGGAAACCCTGAAAGCGGAAAATGATGCTTTGCGCAAACGGGTTGAGCAGCTTGAGAGAAAAATTCGCGAACGCGAGTAA
- a CDS encoding peptidylprolyl isomerase codes for MKNSFRLPALLALVCLTFAAGPGQAAEKILAVVNEDAITQGDVQRRMILSMANTGLPDTPEVQQKLGPQVLRSLIDETLQMQEATRLKITVSDEEIAGAMAQIAKQNNIEPDQLEAFLDHKGVPVSSMKTQIRANISWAKVAQRRLRPAIQIGENEIDAELERLKANVGKTEYLVSEILLPVDNPDQEEEVQLLADRLVKQISQGASFPAMARQFSQSSGAASGGSMGWIQPGQLSEELDRFLVSGQKGMISKPIRDAGGYHILAIVDQRVVLGADPSQTTLKLRQLFLPFSLVDGAGDKTGAMKKKVEDLTAILKSCDDMLAQAPNYPHPLSGDPGEVRLDQLPPVMAQALSGLEPGKPSPPLVNKEGALIMMICEKNAPEVALPSREQISYDLSGKRMAMLQRRLLRDLRQAAFIDIRA; via the coding sequence ATGAAAAATTCTTTCCGTCTCCCTGCCCTTCTGGCCCTCGTCTGCCTGACCTTCGCTGCAGGTCCCGGACAGGCCGCCGAGAAAATCCTGGCCGTGGTCAACGAGGATGCCATCACCCAGGGCGATGTCCAGCGGCGCATGATCCTGTCCATGGCCAACACAGGTCTTCCCGATACCCCTGAGGTGCAGCAGAAACTGGGGCCCCAGGTACTGCGCTCGCTGATTGACGAAACCCTGCAGATGCAGGAGGCCACGCGCCTGAAAATCACCGTTTCGGACGAGGAGATCGCGGGCGCCATGGCCCAGATCGCAAAACAGAATAATATCGAGCCGGACCAGCTGGAGGCTTTCCTGGACCACAAGGGCGTTCCCGTCTCCTCCATGAAGACCCAGATCAGGGCCAATATCTCGTGGGCCAAGGTGGCCCAGCGCCGCCTGCGTCCTGCCATCCAGATCGGCGAGAACGAGATCGACGCAGAGCTGGAGCGCCTGAAAGCCAATGTGGGCAAGACCGAATACCTGGTCAGCGAGATCCTGCTGCCCGTGGACAATCCGGACCAGGAGGAGGAAGTCCAGCTCCTGGCAGACCGGCTGGTGAAACAGATCAGCCAGGGGGCCAGCTTTCCGGCCATGGCGCGCCAATTCTCCCAGTCCTCGGGCGCAGCATCGGGGGGCAGCATGGGCTGGATCCAGCCCGGCCAGCTTTCAGAGGAACTGGACCGGTTCCTGGTTTCAGGCCAGAAAGGCATGATCAGCAAACCCATCCGGGATGCCGGTGGGTATCATATCCTGGCGATCGTGGACCAGCGGGTGGTGCTGGGCGCGGATCCGTCGCAGACGACCCTGAAACTGCGGCAACTGTTCCTGCCTTTCAGCCTGGTGGACGGCGCTGGAGACAAAACAGGGGCCATGAAGAAAAAGGTCGAGGATCTGACAGCCATCCTCAAAAGCTGTGATGATATGCTGGCCCAGGCCCCGAATTATCCCCATCCCCTGTCCGGCGACCCCGGAGAGGTGCGCCTGGATCAGCTTCCCCCCGTCATGGCCCAGGCCCTGTCAGGGCTGGAACCCGGGAAACCCTCCCCGCCCCTGGTCAATAAAGAAGGCGCCCTGATCATGATGATCTGTGAAAAAAACGCGCCGGAAGTCGCCCTGCCCTCGCGCGAACAGATCTCGTACGACCTGTCAGGCAAACGGATGGCCATGCTTCAGCGCCGGCTTCTGCGGGACCTGCGCCAGGCAGCCTTTATTGATATCCGCGCGTGA
- the rsmA gene encoding 16S rRNA (adenine(1518)-N(6)/adenine(1519)-N(6))-dimethyltransferase RsmA — protein sequence MDAIDQLPALRDVIARFDLGARKTLGQHFLLDLNLTARIARGAGELEGVTVVEVGPGPGGLTRALLQTQARHVVAIERDSRFISALADLSAAAAGRLTLLEADALDVNFEAIAPAPRAVVANLPYNVATPLLVGWLRNIHAWASLTIMVQKEVAERICAPPHTKARGRLSVMSQWRTVPRILFQVPARAFTPPPKVDSAIVHLVPRNMPQNEAVSWDIMERLVAAAFGQRRKMLRASLRSLIPDTESFLQPAGIDPQARAETLEVEDFVRLAKAYHAEPTCFQGPGGDV from the coding sequence ATGGACGCCATTGATCAACTCCCTGCTTTGCGGGATGTGATCGCCCGGTTTGACCTGGGTGCCCGCAAGACCCTCGGCCAGCATTTCCTGCTGGATCTGAACCTGACCGCCCGCATCGCCCGCGGTGCCGGCGAACTGGAAGGCGTTACGGTGGTCGAGGTAGGCCCTGGTCCGGGCGGCCTGACCCGGGCCCTTTTGCAGACGCAGGCCAGGCATGTTGTGGCCATTGAACGCGACTCCCGCTTCATCAGCGCCCTGGCCGACCTGTCTGCAGCCGCTGCCGGACGCCTGACACTGCTTGAGGCCGACGCGCTGGATGTGAATTTCGAGGCCATTGCTCCGGCTCCGCGGGCGGTTGTGGCCAACCTGCCCTATAATGTGGCCACGCCCCTGCTGGTGGGCTGGCTGCGCAACATCCACGCCTGGGCCAGCCTGACCATTATGGTCCAGAAAGAAGTGGCGGAGAGAATCTGCGCGCCGCCACACACAAAGGCCCGCGGCCGCCTGTCTGTCATGAGCCAGTGGCGCACCGTGCCCCGCATCCTGTTCCAGGTGCCAGCCCGGGCTTTTACCCCACCTCCGAAGGTAGATTCAGCCATTGTCCATCTGGTCCCGCGGAATATGCCGCAGAATGAAGCTGTGTCCTGGGATATCATGGAGCGTCTGGTGGCCGCAGCCTTTGGCCAGCGGCGCAAGATGCTGCGCGCCAGCCTGCGGTCCCTGATTCCCGACACGGAATCCTTCCTGCAGCCGGCCGGCATTGATCCGCAGGCCCGGGCAGAAACCCTGGAGGTGGAGGATTTTGTGCGCCTGGCCAAGGCATATCATGCTGAACCCACGTGTTTTCAGGGACCGGGCGGGGATGTTTGA
- a CDS encoding GcrA family cell cycle regulator, with translation MSWTEERIKTLRDLWARGCSASDIARTLGKVSRNAVIGKAHRLGLSGRPSPIRKTKAEKPVVKAPAGNGATILTLNDRMCKWPEGDPREAGFHFCGKASHPGLPYCREHAQMAYQPARRRDDKNRAA, from the coding sequence ATGAGCTGGACAGAAGAGCGTATCAAGACCCTGCGGGACCTGTGGGCCAGGGGATGCAGCGCCAGTGACATTGCCAGGACCCTGGGAAAGGTCAGCCGCAACGCCGTCATCGGCAAGGCCCACCGCCTGGGACTGTCCGGCCGCCCCTCCCCCATCCGCAAGACAAAGGCTGAAAAGCCTGTTGTGAAGGCCCCGGCAGGCAACGGAGCCACCATCCTGACCCTGAACGACCGCATGTGCAAATGGCCCGAAGGCGACCCGCGCGAGGCCGGCTTCCATTTCTGCGGCAAGGCCTCCCACCCCGGCCTTCCCTATTGCCGGGAACACGCCCAGATGGCCTATCAGCCCGCCCGCCGCAGGGACGACAAAAACCGGGCAGCCTGA
- a CDS encoding nucleoside 2-deoxyribosyltransferase domain-containing protein — translation MARILTSPAPLHDAGSRSLFLGGSIEMGQAADWQTELICRLGDLDITILNPRRKFWDPAWVNSADNPHFHAQVTWELTALEKAALAIFCFDPKTLSPVSLLELGRFGHKATVLCPPGFWRKANVDIYCQRYGIPVCENLENLAEKVRLHFIPQGTAPGHPASPM, via the coding sequence GTGGCCCGCATACTGACCTCTCCCGCTCCCCTGCATGATGCTGGCAGCCGGTCCCTCTTCCTGGGTGGCTCCATTGAAATGGGCCAGGCGGCTGACTGGCAAACAGAACTCATTTGCCGGCTGGGGGATCTTGATATCACAATCCTGAATCCGCGCCGGAAATTCTGGGATCCGGCGTGGGTCAACAGCGCTGACAACCCCCATTTCCATGCGCAGGTGACCTGGGAACTGACAGCCCTGGAAAAAGCAGCGCTTGCTATTTTCTGTTTTGACCCGAAAACCCTGTCGCCTGTTTCCTTGCTGGAGCTGGGCCGGTTTGGCCACAAGGCCACGGTGTTATGCCCGCCAGGCTTCTGGCGCAAGGCCAACGTGGATATATATTGCCAGCGATACGGTATTCCCGTGTGTGAAAATCTGGAAAACCTGGCGGAGAAGGTCAGGCTGCACTTCATACCTCAGGGAACAGCTCCCGGCCACCCGGCCAGCCCCATGTGA
- a CDS encoding 1-acyl-sn-glycerol-3-phosphate acyltransferase, translated as METSLQTVRPAAVTSGPGLFLRSLAFNIAFFSLTTVCCALLILTLPLPRRCVIWGIETYERMLDWLERKIIRLDYTVSGLEHIPQGPFLLAAKHQSAWETMKLHLLLRDPAVVLKRELMLIPLWGWLAARAGMISVHRNKRGRTIPSLIRGAKKVAAEGRPIVIFPQGTRVAPGDHRPYKIGIGILYQELGLPVVPMALNSGLFWPRHSFIKQPGTVTVQFLPPMPPGLTAEELVKKLQDTLETASDRLLS; from the coding sequence ATGGAGACTTCCCTGCAGACAGTCCGCCCTGCCGCTGTCACATCAGGCCCCGGCCTGTTCCTGCGCTCGCTGGCCTTCAACATTGCGTTTTTCAGCCTGACCACCGTCTGCTGTGCCCTGCTGATCCTGACCCTGCCCCTGCCCCGGCGTTGCGTCATATGGGGCATTGAGACCTACGAGCGCATGCTGGACTGGCTGGAGCGCAAAATCATCCGGCTGGACTATACGGTCTCCGGCCTTGAGCATATCCCGCAGGGGCCGTTCCTGCTGGCCGCCAAGCATCAGTCGGCCTGGGAAACCATGAAGTTGCACCTGCTGCTGCGCGACCCGGCTGTTGTGCTGAAGCGGGAGCTGATGCTGATCCCCCTGTGGGGCTGGCTGGCCGCCAGGGCCGGGATGATCTCCGTTCACCGCAACAAAAGGGGCCGGACCATCCCCTCCCTGATCCGCGGGGCAAAAAAAGTGGCGGCAGAGGGACGGCCCATTGTGATCTTCCCCCAGGGGACACGCGTGGCGCCGGGGGATCACAGGCCCTATAAAATCGGCATCGGCATTCTGTACCAGGAACTGGGCCTGCCTGTCGTGCCCATGGCCCTCAACTCCGGCCTGTTCTGGCCCCGGCACAGCTTTATCAAACAGCCGGGGACCGTGACGGTACAGTTCCTGCCGCCCATGCCGCCCGGCCTGACAGCGGAAGAACTGGTGAAAAAACTCCAGGACACTCTGGAAACCGCCTCGGACAGGTTGTTGTCATAA